A genomic region of Limimonas halophila contains the following coding sequences:
- a CDS encoding cytochrome c-type biogenesis protein translates to MRRALATLVMLLALSMSPAVPATTQLDTAAERERARELFQQLRCMVCQNEPIATSNAELARDMRDLVRERVAAGESNAEIKAYLTKRYGDYVLLDPPVKPSTYALWYGPAVLLLIGAAGVVVYFLRARRMPAETGGLTDAERARLDALLADDTPDRGETGRDDRES, encoded by the coding sequence CGGCGCGCGCTCGCGACCCTCGTGATGCTCCTGGCGCTGTCGATGAGCCCGGCTGTGCCGGCCACCACGCAGCTCGACACGGCCGCGGAGCGCGAGCGGGCGCGAGAGCTCTTCCAGCAGCTCCGCTGCATGGTGTGCCAGAACGAGCCCATCGCCACCTCCAATGCCGAGCTTGCCAGGGACATGCGGGACCTGGTGCGCGAGCGCGTCGCGGCGGGGGAGAGCAATGCCGAGATCAAGGCCTACCTGACCAAGCGTTACGGCGATTACGTGCTGCTCGATCCCCCGGTGAAGCCGTCCACCTACGCGCTGTGGTACGGGCCGGCGGTGCTACTGCTGATCGGCGCGGCCGGGGTGGTCGTCTACTTCCTGCGCGCCCGGCGGATGCCGGCGGAAACCGGCGGGCTGACGGACGCCGAGCGGGCGCGGCTGGACGCGCTGCTGGCCGATGACACGCCCGACCGGGGCGAAACCGGCCGCGACGATCGGGAGAGCTGA